A single region of the Marinobacter salinus genome encodes:
- a CDS encoding DUF4810 domain-containing protein: protein MTEKYLLGLSLLVLLTGCASNQGLYEWGQYQETLFVVYHEPELKEEALRGYLEFVETGGTPQHPIAPGLYAEAGTFMLEQGDVDTAIKFYKMEYEAWPESQPMLGMLIENLEARK, encoded by the coding sequence ATGACTGAAAAATATCTTCTTGGGTTGTCATTACTGGTTCTGCTGACTGGTTGTGCGAGCAATCAGGGCCTCTACGAGTGGGGGCAGTACCAGGAAACGCTGTTTGTGGTTTACCACGAACCGGAACTCAAGGAAGAGGCTCTGAGAGGCTACCTTGAGTTTGTTGAAACGGGTGGAACGCCGCAGCACCCGATTGCTCCCGGCCTTTACGCCGAAGCCGGCACGTTTATGCTGGAGCAGGGTGACGTTGATACCGCAATTAAGTTCTACAAAATGGAATACGAAGCATGGCCCGAGAGCCAGCCGATGCTGGGTATGTTGATTGAGAACCTGGAGGCCAGAAAATGA
- a CDS encoding DUF799 domain-containing protein: MSKLKLCLVFCLVALATGCATSGNPNRLNAFHDAAPRSVLVVPPVNMTTDVQGTTSVLATLPFYLAERGYYVFPVNTVKTLLEYEGYYEPAEAHAAPPEQLANLFKADSILYVTIHEWTSRYMLLTTTTEVDFEYRIVNADGAELWSARQQMTYTPDNNSSGNPLIDLIAMAVTAAVERAAPNYLPLTRQANSLAFYGPNGVPPGPYSPLYEQYYKQLDAAQ, from the coding sequence ATGAGTAAGTTGAAACTGTGCCTCGTGTTTTGCCTCGTCGCCCTGGCCACCGGTTGCGCCACCTCCGGAAATCCGAATCGCCTGAATGCATTCCACGATGCGGCGCCGAGGTCTGTTCTGGTGGTTCCGCCTGTCAATATGACCACGGATGTGCAGGGGACAACTTCAGTATTGGCAACCTTGCCATTCTATCTCGCTGAAAGAGGCTACTACGTTTTTCCCGTGAATACGGTAAAAACGCTGCTGGAATACGAAGGTTACTATGAGCCGGCCGAAGCACATGCGGCACCGCCGGAACAGCTGGCGAATCTGTTCAAAGCGGACTCCATTCTCTATGTGACGATTCACGAGTGGACGTCGCGGTACATGCTGCTGACGACAACAACCGAGGTGGATTTCGAGTACCGCATTGTTAATGCAGACGGCGCTGAGCTCTGGTCTGCACGGCAGCAAATGACCTACACGCCGGACAATAACAGTTCCGGCAACCCGCTGATTGATCTGATTGCCATGGCGGTTACTGCGGCGGTTGAGAGAGCTGCACCAAATTACCTTCCACTAACCCGGCAGGCGAATTCATTGGCCTTTTACGGTCCTAACGGTGTTCCTCCCGGGCCATACAGCCCGTTGTATGAGCAGTATTACAAACAGTTGGATGCTGCCCAGTAG
- a CDS encoding FAD-binding monooxygenase — MQFHHHGYVSTDPRVEEASGTGIDRPETLPDTVDVLIVGSGPAGMIAAAQLAKFPNITTRVVERRSGRLEIGQADGIQARSVETFQAFGFAGRITEEAYRITEMAFWAPDADNPEHIARSSVALDDPGGKISEFPHLIVNQARVLDYFAEFAKNAPARLTPDFGLEFVGLTTHDGEDYPVEVTLRHTAGDNEGQECTVKAKYVIGCDGAHSRVRESIGRKHIGAVSNHAWGVMDVLATTDFPDIRTKCAIQSSTGGSILLIPREGGHLFRMYVDLGEVPEDDNHQIRQTTLETTIKKANQILHPYTLEVKNCAWYAVYEVGHRVTDKFDDVPPGEEDSRAPRVFITGDACHTHSAKAGQGMNVSMQDGWNIAWKLGHVLSGIAPESLLSTYSSERQVVAQNLIDFDREWSSLMAKPAEEFEDPKELADFYVKTAEFPAGFMTEYTESMITGTTEHQNLATGFPVGKRFKSERVTRVCDGNDVHLGHHATADGRWRIYAFADKARPGEDSRLAAWAEWLFSSPDSPVVKYTPEGSDLDSIFDVKVIYQQPHGEIEFGPNISAIFAPKVGPFQVTDYEKVYAIDPEVDIFDTRGIDRNGAVVVVRPDHYVSQVLPLGNVDELASFFDGALHRSR, encoded by the coding sequence ATGCAATTTCACCATCACGGATACGTATCCACCGATCCGAGAGTCGAGGAAGCGTCCGGCACGGGCATTGACCGCCCGGAGACATTGCCGGATACCGTGGATGTGCTCATCGTCGGCAGCGGACCTGCCGGCATGATTGCCGCTGCCCAGTTGGCCAAGTTTCCGAACATTACTACTCGTGTCGTCGAACGGCGTTCGGGACGATTGGAAATCGGCCAGGCCGATGGCATCCAGGCACGCAGCGTCGAAACATTCCAGGCATTCGGTTTTGCCGGAAGAATCACTGAAGAGGCCTACCGTATAACCGAGATGGCGTTCTGGGCCCCGGATGCCGATAACCCGGAGCACATTGCCCGCTCCTCGGTGGCATTAGATGATCCCGGCGGTAAGATCAGCGAGTTTCCCCATCTGATCGTCAACCAGGCCCGGGTTCTCGATTACTTCGCCGAGTTCGCCAAAAACGCCCCCGCCCGGCTGACCCCCGACTTCGGCCTGGAGTTCGTAGGGCTGACGACTCACGACGGCGAGGACTATCCCGTCGAAGTCACATTGCGCCATACCGCGGGCGATAACGAAGGTCAGGAATGCACGGTGAAAGCCAAATACGTCATCGGTTGCGATGGCGCACACAGTCGCGTTCGTGAATCGATTGGCCGCAAGCACATCGGCGCGGTTTCGAATCATGCCTGGGGTGTGATGGATGTGCTGGCCACCACCGACTTCCCGGATATCCGCACCAAGTGTGCCATTCAGTCATCAACCGGTGGCAGTATTCTGCTCATTCCCCGCGAAGGCGGTCACCTGTTCCGGATGTACGTCGACCTCGGCGAAGTCCCCGAGGATGACAATCACCAGATACGCCAGACCACCCTGGAAACCACCATCAAGAAGGCCAACCAGATCTTGCACCCTTATACCCTGGAGGTGAAGAACTGCGCCTGGTACGCCGTCTATGAGGTTGGCCACCGAGTGACCGACAAATTCGATGACGTTCCACCCGGCGAAGAAGACTCCCGGGCTCCACGGGTGTTTATCACCGGTGACGCCTGCCATACCCACAGCGCCAAAGCAGGTCAGGGCATGAACGTATCCATGCAGGACGGTTGGAACATCGCCTGGAAGCTGGGCCATGTGCTCTCCGGCATTGCACCCGAATCTCTACTCAGTACCTATTCGAGTGAACGCCAGGTTGTCGCGCAGAACCTGATCGACTTCGATCGGGAATGGTCGAGCTTGATGGCCAAGCCCGCCGAGGAGTTCGAGGATCCGAAAGAGCTGGCGGATTTTTACGTGAAAACCGCCGAGTTTCCGGCTGGCTTCATGACCGAGTACACGGAGTCGATGATCACCGGCACCACAGAACACCAGAACCTGGCCACCGGCTTCCCCGTTGGCAAACGGTTCAAATCGGAGCGGGTAACGCGCGTTTGCGATGGCAATGATGTCCACTTGGGTCACCATGCCACCGCCGACGGCCGTTGGCGAATCTACGCCTTCGCCGACAAGGCCCGTCCCGGGGAGGATTCCCGTTTGGCCGCATGGGCGGAGTGGCTGTTCAGCTCACCCGACTCGCCGGTTGTGAAGTACACGCCCGAGGGCTCGGACCTGGACAGCATCTTCGACGTCAAGGTGATCTACCAACAACCCCATGGGGAGATCGAATTTGGCCCGAACATCTCCGCCATCTTTGCGCCGAAGGTGGGGCCCTTCCAAGTAACAGACTATGAAAAGGTCTACGCCATCGATCCGGAAGTCGACATTTTCGATACCCGCGGTATCGACAGAAACGGCGCCGTTGTCGTAGTGCGACCGGACCATTACGTTTCGCAGGTGCTCCCACTGGGCAACGTCGATGAGCTTGCCTCGTTCTTCGATGGAGCCCTGCACCGCTCCCGGTGA
- the hpaD gene encoding 3,4-dihydroxyphenylacetate 2,3-dioxygenase, whose amino-acid sequence MGKLALAAKITHVPSMYLSELDGPQKGFRQPAIDGHIEIGRRCRELGVDTIVVFDTHWLVNANYHINCGEHFKGNYTSGELPHFISNMKFEYDGNPELGKILAAECNAQGVETLAHDKTTLDPEYGTLVPMRYMNEDRHFKVISVSAMCTVHYLNDSARLGWAMRKAIEEHYDGTVAIFASGSLSHRFAQNGQAPKFATKTWSPFLERLDHEVVRMWENGEWEDFCEMLPEYAVKGHGEGFMHDTAMLLGALGWSEYDQKAEILTPYFGSSGTGQINAVFPVSKVSGDKVPAPQASVTESFIPGSSRI is encoded by the coding sequence ATGGGAAAACTCGCGCTTGCCGCTAAGATCACGCATGTGCCATCCATGTATCTATCCGAGCTGGACGGTCCGCAGAAGGGCTTTCGCCAACCGGCCATCGACGGTCATATCGAGATCGGCCGCCGCTGCCGTGAGCTGGGTGTGGATACCATTGTCGTATTCGATACCCATTGGCTGGTAAACGCCAACTACCACATCAATTGTGGCGAACACTTCAAAGGTAATTACACCAGTGGTGAACTGCCTCACTTCATCTCTAATATGAAGTTTGAATACGACGGAAATCCTGAGCTCGGCAAAATTCTGGCGGCCGAATGCAATGCTCAGGGCGTGGAAACACTGGCCCATGACAAGACCACCCTCGATCCCGAGTACGGCACTCTGGTACCGATGCGCTATATGAACGAAGACCGCCACTTCAAGGTAATCTCCGTCTCTGCAATGTGCACCGTGCACTACCTGAATGACAGTGCCCGTCTGGGCTGGGCCATGCGCAAGGCGATCGAAGAGCACTACGATGGCACCGTGGCGATATTTGCCAGCGGCTCGCTCTCCCACCGCTTTGCCCAGAATGGTCAGGCACCAAAGTTCGCCACCAAAACCTGGTCTCCGTTCCTCGAACGCCTGGATCACGAAGTGGTTCGGATGTGGGAAAACGGCGAGTGGGAAGACTTCTGCGAAATGCTGCCCGAATACGCCGTAAAGGGTCACGGTGAAGGCTTTATGCATGACACCGCCATGCTGCTGGGCGCACTGGGCTGGTCCGAGTACGACCAGAAAGCGGAAATACTGACACCGTACTTCGGCAGCTCAGGGACTGGCCAGATCAACGCCGTATTCCCGGTATCCAAGGTCAGCGGCGACAAGGTTCCTGCTCCGCAGGCCTCAGTCACCGAGTCCTTTATTCCCGGCTCAAGCCGTATCTGA